Proteins from one Salinispora arenicola genomic window:
- a CDS encoding IS4 family transposase, whose translation MDEIAIARTVTVAAGPFAAGHLGELTRLVPFEMIDDVLAATRRTQRRVRLLPARVVVYLLLAGCLFADCGYRQVWAKLVAGLRGLPVADPSDSALRQARQRLGPAPLRALFDLLRGPAATSAVAAVRWRGLLPLVVDGTMIAVADSPANLGRYGKHRCNNGGSGYPTLRLSALLTCGTRSVIDAVFDPSTTGEITQAHRLTRSLPAGMLLLADRNYAAADLIGAFTATGADLLIRCKSGRKLPMTRRRRDGSWLSVIDGQPVRIIEARISITTTAGSHTGDYRLITTLLDPRRYPAADLVRLYHQRWEIETAYLELKSTILGGRVLRARTPDGVDQEIHALLIVYQVLRTAMVDATDSRPGLDPDRASFTTALHAARDQITQAAGIITNTVIDLVGAIGERVLTNLLPDRRIRIKARMTKRSNSKYQTRGPRIDRRTYKATTSIDVITNDP comes from the coding sequence GTGGATGAGATTGCCATAGCCCGGACGGTCACGGTAGCTGCCGGGCCGTTCGCGGCGGGTCACCTCGGTGAGCTGACCCGCCTCGTGCCGTTCGAGATGATCGATGACGTGCTGGCTGCGACCAGGCGCACACAGCGACGTGTCCGCCTGTTGCCGGCCCGGGTCGTGGTGTATCTGCTGCTGGCCGGCTGCCTGTTCGCCGATTGCGGCTACCGGCAGGTGTGGGCGAAACTCGTCGCCGGTCTGCGCGGGCTGCCAGTCGCCGATCCCAGCGACAGCGCGTTGCGGCAGGCCCGGCAACGACTCGGCCCGGCCCCACTGCGGGCCTTGTTCGACCTGCTGCGCGGCCCCGCGGCCACCAGCGCTGTCGCTGCGGTGCGATGGCGGGGACTGCTACCGCTCGTCGTCGACGGCACCATGATCGCTGTCGCGGACTCGCCGGCCAACCTGGGTCGCTACGGCAAACACCGGTGCAACAACGGCGGCTCCGGCTACCCCACACTGCGGCTGAGCGCGCTACTGACATGCGGCACCCGCTCAGTCATCGACGCCGTGTTCGACCCGAGCACCACCGGCGAGATCACCCAAGCCCACCGGCTGACCCGCAGCCTGCCCGCCGGAATGCTGCTGCTGGCCGACCGCAACTACGCCGCCGCCGACCTAATCGGCGCGTTCACCGCCACCGGAGCGGACCTGCTGATCCGCTGCAAGAGCGGCCGGAAACTCCCGATGACCCGCCGCCGTCGAGACGGATCCTGGCTGTCGGTCATCGACGGCCAGCCGGTGAGGATCATCGAGGCCCGGATCAGCATCACCACCACGGCCGGCAGCCACACCGGCGACTACAGGCTCATCACCACCCTGCTCGACCCACGTCGCTACCCCGCCGCCGACCTCGTCCGCCTCTACCACCAGCGGTGGGAAATCGAGACCGCCTACCTGGAACTGAAGTCCACCATCCTCGGCGGCCGGGTGCTGCGCGCCCGCACCCCCGACGGCGTCGACCAGGAGATCCACGCCCTGCTCATCGTCTACCAGGTGCTGCGCACCGCCATGGTCGACGCCACTGACAGCCGGCCCGGCCTCGACCCGGACCGGGCCAGCTTCACCACCGCCCTGCACGCCGCCCGCGACCAGATCACCCAGGCCGCCGGCATCATCACCAACACCGTCATCGACCTGGTCGGCGCCATCGGTGAACGCGTCCTGACGAACCTGCTGCCCGACCGTCGCATCCGAATCAAGGCCCGCATGACCAAACGCTCGAACTCCAAGTACCAGACCCGCGGACCCCGGATCGACCGCCGAACCTACAAGGCCACCACCAGCATCGACGTCATCACCAACGACCCTTGA
- a CDS encoding NAD(P)/FAD-dependent oxidoreductase: protein MGREIGSEYDVVVMGGGPAGSTLGALLARRTTLSVAIFEKEEMPREHIGESFAHQMIPAIEQSGALEKVLASKCWVKKYGGVFNWGEVPMVAFFDHRNYLNDGVPRFAMHVNRAEFDHILLQHAADSGVKVFEDTPVKQFESDADGCTITLGDGTVVRSKYFVDASGRRNSIAAKQRREWLSTYRNIAIWQHFLGGERVQDLPGDWNIFREGNQSPIGCFAFQDGWCWYIPVPKIIDGKRRLTYSVGIVTIPEILKQKGSDFTDQKTFIDTIRRVPYLKDLIAHAEPIADKMLTATNYSMVNGRFSDYDERWLLVGDSAYFVDPLFSSGVAFATNQAVNAAMLLEHTLTGELNEQGCRDLWRDYDEGWHGMAETFALSIDQWYHALGGQDPESIYWRHRSSSPDLDIQERTFDVLLNTSVTPNLMQLITGAPMQGEGPLTRANERAEPAAIDVDATLTLAPGVVVRETVGLDVPGFKGHLPPPPFDDEVSEATKAGIATYWADPVTNRDVIESPSALPVPAHRIGFADGAIDVEIRGLAREGTAELLGYLAAGVTMRKLDGQLTMSQHQLLKRLVRAGLVVAAG, encoded by the coding sequence ATGGGTAGAGAAATAGGCTCCGAGTACGACGTCGTCGTCATGGGTGGTGGTCCGGCCGGCTCGACACTCGGAGCGCTGCTGGCCCGGCGGACGACGTTAAGCGTGGCGATATTCGAGAAGGAAGAAATGCCGCGCGAGCACATCGGCGAGTCGTTTGCCCATCAGATGATCCCGGCGATCGAGCAGAGCGGTGCGCTGGAGAAGGTTCTGGCCAGCAAGTGCTGGGTGAAGAAGTACGGCGGCGTGTTCAATTGGGGCGAGGTTCCGATGGTCGCCTTCTTTGACCACCGCAACTACCTGAACGACGGCGTGCCCCGCTTTGCCATGCACGTCAACCGCGCCGAGTTCGATCATATCCTGCTCCAACACGCGGCCGACAGCGGCGTCAAGGTGTTCGAGGACACGCCGGTCAAGCAGTTCGAGTCAGACGCCGACGGCTGCACGATCACCCTGGGCGACGGCACGGTCGTTCGGTCGAAGTACTTCGTAGACGCCTCGGGCAGGCGCAACAGCATCGCCGCCAAGCAGAGACGCGAGTGGCTGTCGACCTACCGCAACATCGCCATCTGGCAGCACTTTCTCGGCGGCGAGCGTGTGCAGGACCTGCCCGGCGATTGGAACATCTTTCGGGAGGGGAACCAGTCGCCGATCGGCTGTTTCGCCTTCCAGGACGGCTGGTGCTGGTACATTCCGGTCCCGAAGATTATCGATGGAAAACGCAGGTTGACCTATTCGGTCGGCATCGTGACCATTCCGGAGATCCTCAAGCAGAAGGGGTCCGACTTCACCGACCAGAAGACGTTTATCGACACGATACGTCGGGTGCCGTACCTGAAGGACCTCATCGCCCACGCAGAGCCGATCGCCGACAAGATGCTCACGGCCACAAACTACTCGATGGTCAACGGCCGGTTTTCCGACTACGACGAGCGTTGGCTGCTCGTGGGTGACTCGGCCTACTTCGTCGACCCACTGTTCTCCTCTGGCGTCGCGTTCGCCACGAACCAGGCGGTGAACGCCGCGATGCTGCTGGAGCACACGCTCACCGGCGAACTGAACGAGCAGGGCTGCCGCGACCTGTGGCGCGACTACGACGAGGGCTGGCACGGCATGGCCGAAACCTTCGCGCTCTCGATCGACCAGTGGTACCACGCGCTGGGCGGCCAGGACCCGGAGAGCATCTACTGGCGGCACCGCAGCAGCAGCCCGGACCTGGATATCCAGGAGCGGACCTTTGACGTGCTACTCAACACCTCGGTCACGCCCAACCTCATGCAGCTGATCACGGGGGCGCCGATGCAGGGCGAGGGCCCGCTCACCCGGGCGAACGAGCGGGCCGAACCAGCGGCGATCGATGTCGATGCGACGCTGACCCTGGCACCTGGCGTGGTCGTCCGCGAAACGGTCGGGCTCGACGTGCCGGGATTCAAGGGGCACCTGCCCCCGCCGCCATTCGACGACGAGGTGAGCGAGGCGACCAAGGCGGGGATCGCGACCTACTGGGCCGACCCAGTCACCAACCGCGACGTCATCGAGTCGCCAAGCGCCCTGCCCGTCCCGGCGCACCGCATCGGCTTCGCCGACGGCGCCATCGACGTCGAGATCCGGGGCCTGGCTCGGGAAGGTACAGCCGAGTTGCTCGGCTATCTCGCGGCAGGCGTGACGATGCGCAAGCTCGATGGCCAGCTCACCATGTCGCAGCATCAGCTCCTGAAGCGACTCGTCCGCGCCGGGTTGGTCGTGGCCGCCGGTTGA
- a CDS encoding alpha/beta fold hydrolase translates to MHAIHNVALPSVVRGTGPGLVLVHGAGATSESTYGPLVSGLAAGYGVVAPDYSRLPTDAAVDIDALADWHVEAALRAGCERFAMIGHSLGSMIATRAAVRHPDRVTALVLTSAFARAPASTRLKLRVWRDLLDGDRVLLARFLMSLMLSDRYLDAMTEEQLDGFAELIALTVSPGSAEQLELVLRLDVRADLAKVRVPTLVIATSDDRLVPAAMCDELIDHLSAAVSAALPCGHLPALECPQEWQRLIGDFLAAVVADGAAR, encoded by the coding sequence ATGCACGCCATCCACAACGTCGCTCTGCCCAGTGTGGTCCGCGGCACGGGTCCAGGGCTCGTGCTCGTGCACGGCGCCGGTGCCACCTCGGAGAGCACGTACGGGCCACTGGTCAGCGGGCTGGCTGCCGGGTACGGCGTCGTGGCGCCGGACTACTCCAGGCTGCCCACGGACGCCGCGGTCGATATTGACGCCCTCGCCGACTGGCACGTCGAGGCGGCCCTGCGCGCGGGATGCGAGCGGTTCGCCATGATCGGGCACTCGCTGGGCAGCATGATCGCGACCCGGGCGGCCGTTCGCCATCCGGACCGGGTGACCGCGCTCGTGCTCACCTCAGCCTTCGCCCGGGCCCCCGCGTCCACCCGGCTCAAGCTGCGGGTGTGGCGCGACCTGCTGGACGGCGACCGGGTTCTACTGGCGCGATTCCTGATGTCGTTGATGCTCAGCGACCGCTATCTCGACGCCATGACCGAGGAGCAGCTGGACGGCTTTGCCGAACTCATCGCCCTCACGGTGAGCCCCGGCAGCGCCGAGCAACTCGAGCTCGTGCTCCGCCTCGACGTGCGCGCCGACCTGGCCAAGGTGCGCGTGCCGACCCTGGTGATCGCCACCAGCGACGACCGCCTTGTGCCCGCCGCGATGTGCGACGAGCTGATCGACCACCTGAGCGCCGCCGTCTCGGCGGCCCTCCCGTGCGGGCACCTGCCCGCTCTGGAGTGCCCACAGGAGTGGCAGCGACTGATCGGAGACTTCCTCGCGGCGGTCGTCGCTGACGGAGCGGCCCGGTGA